Genomic window (Sphingomonas sp. S1-29):
CGAGCTCGATCGCGGCCTGTTGCGCCAGATCGCCGATCGCCGCCAAGGCATCCTGCGTCCGCGCGATAGGCTCGGCGAAGCGGCGCTCGAACAGCATTGCAGGCGGCGGACGGCGCGGCGAGATTCGGCTGTCGGAGGATCCGAGCACGCGCGCCAGCATGTCGGTGGTGCCCTTGCCGAAGCGCGCCGATACCGGGCCAGACGGGCGCACCGCCAGATCGCCCAGCGTCTTGAGCCCGGCGCGGCGAAGCGCGGTTTCGGTCTCGTCATCGAGCCGCAGCGCCTCGACCCCCAAGCGCCGTAGCGCCGCATCTTCGCTCGCGGCGGGTGCGGTCTGGAAGCGCGCGAGCGCCTGCGCGCCCTCGGGACTGGCGGCGAAGGCGTGGCGCAGATGCCCGGTCCAGCGCGCCATCCGCGCCTCGACATCGGCGAGCAAGCCGCCCTCGTCGCCGAACAGATGCGCCGCGCCGGTGATGTCGAGCGTCAGCCCATCGGGCGAATCGAGCGCAACCATCGGGGTATAGCGCTCGCACCCATCGGCCAGCCGTTCGAGCCAGCCGATATCGGCGACCGGATCGGCATCGAACACCGCAAGCTCGGGCACCCGCGCGCGGGCATCGGCGAGCGAGAGCCCGGCGATGAGCCCCAGCGTCTGCGCGCGTGGATCGACTGCGGCAAGGCGGATCGCGCCACGATCCCTTTCGACCAGCGCGAACGGCGCGTCATCAGGCACGTCGCAATCGGGCACCCCCATCCGCACCAGCCGATCGGCCGGCAGGAAGGGAAACCACAGCGCCAGATAGCGCCGGCGCGCGGAAGCTTGCTTGTTCACGATCCCACTCCACTCGCCAAACCCCGCTTTGGGCGCGGCCACGCTGGCGCAACAATTCGACTTCGAGCGCGGGATGCCCCGGCGCATCGGCAGCGAGCGGCACCGATGCCGCCGCGCGCACCGCCCAGCGCGTTTGCGCGGCGCTTGGCGAAGGTTCGGCGGCGATCCGCAGGATGATCGCGGTGACCCCCGATTCCTCCGCCGCCAGCGCCAGCCGCCGGCTTGCCGTGAGATCGAGCCGGCGCGGATCGCGCCACAATTCGATCAGCGCGATGCCGACATCGGGGCAGCGCACGACATCGGCAGCGGCGCGCAGCACCGCGAGCGGATCGGGCAACAGCCCCAGGATCAGCCGGTCGGGGTCGATACCGATCTCGACCAGCCCCGCGGCATGGAGCTGTCCCCCCTGCCGATCGGCGGTTTCCTCGCGCAGCCACACGATCCCGCCCCCCAGCCGCCGCGCGAGCATCGCCGCGAACCCCGCCGCGCAGCTCGCATCGGCGGCATCGAGCGCGAACACCTCGTGCACCCGCCCGCGCGCCAGCCCGCCGCCCAGCGCCAGGTCGATCGCGACATGGCCGGTCGCCACGCACGTCGACGCGATCGAGGACGGTGGCTCGATCGCGGCGATCCTGCGGCGCAGGTCGCTCAAGGCGGACGACTCGGTCATAATTGTTCACTATATGTTCTTATCGCGCCGATCGCCGAGCCGAGTCAATCGCGCCCTGCCCCGCGCCGGCGATTGACCCCCGCCGTCGCAACGGGCATATAGTAACAACTGTTACCAGTTTAGGAGCGATGCCGACCATGGATCATATGGACGTGAACCCGATGGGCCTCGACGGCTTCGAATTTTGCGAATTCACCTCGGCCGATCCCGAGCGGATGGCGGGCCAGCTCGAGGCGATGGGCTTCGTTGCGGCGTCGGTGCATCCCACGCGCGACGTCGTTCGCTACAAGCAGGGGCGGATCAACATCCTGCTCAACCGCGAACCGACCGGCCATGCCGCCGAATTCCGCGCCGCGCACGGCCCTTCGGCCAGCGGCATGGCGTTCCGCGTGCAGGACGCCCAGGCGGCGTTCGATGCGGCGCTCGAGCGCGGCGCGATCGCGGCCGATGCTGCCGAAGGCGCGCTGGGCGAAGGCTATGCGCTGCAGGGAATCGGCGGGTCGATGCTGTACCTGGTCGACCGCCACGGCGCGCGCGGCAGCCTGTATGACGACTGGACCCCGGTCGAGGGCGCGGCGGAGGCCGAGGCGGCGAACAATGTCGGGCTCGACCTGCTCGATCACCTTACCCACAATGTCCGGCGCGGGCAGATGCGGGTGTGGTCGCAATTCTACAACGCGATCTTCGGCTTCGAAGAGCAGAAATATTTCGACATCAAGGGCAAGGCGACCGGGCTGTTCAGCCAGGCGATGATCGCCCCCGACAAGGCGATCCGCATCCCGCTGAACGAGAGCCAGGACGACAAGAGCCAGATCGAGGAATATCTGCGCGAATATAATGGCGAAGGCATCCAGCATTTGGCCTTCACCACCGACGACATCTACGCGACGGTGGAAAAGCTTCGCGCGCGCGGCGTGAAGCTGCAGGACACGATCGAGACGTACTACGAACTGATCGACAAGCGCGTGCCGGGGCATGGCGAGGATGTCGAGCGGCTGAAGCGCAACCGCATCCTGATCGACGGCGACACCGGCGACGAGGGGATTTTGCTGCAGATCTTCACCGAGAATATGTTCGGGCCGATCTTCTTCGAGATCATCCAGCGCAAGGGCAATGAAGGCTTCGGCGCGGGGAATTTCCAGGCGCTGTATGAGTCGATCGAGCTGGACCAGATCCGTCGGGGTGTGGTGACGGTGGATGCGTAATCAAACCTTCTCCCGCTGGCGGGAGAAGGATACCGAAGCTTGGCTGCGAAGCGGCCTAGCGAAGGTTGGATGAGGGTGGTGCGGCCCCTAGGGGCCGCGCGGTCGCAAGTGCGACCGCACCACCCTCACCCAGCTTCGCCTAGGCCGCGCTGAAGTAGCGCGACCAAGGCTACGCAACCCTCTCCCGCTGGCGGGAGAGGGGTAGAGAGGCGACCATGACCCATTACCTCCCCGGCTTCGGCAATCATGTTTCGACCGAGGCGATCCCCGGCGCGCTGCCGATCGGGCGCAATTCGCCGCAGCGGCCAGCGTTCGGGCTATATGCCGAGCAATTGTCGGGCACCGCCTTCACCGCGCCGCGCCACGAGAATCGCCGGTCGTGGCTGTACCGGATGCGGCCCACCGCCGAGCATCCGCCGTTCGTGCTCTACACCGGCGCGGCCGATTTCGCGCCCGGCACCGCCGACGCGCCGCTTGCGCCCAATCGCCTGCGCTGGGATCCGCTGCCGCTGCCGCAAACCCCGGTCGACCTGATCGACGGCATGACGACGATGATGGCCAGCCGCGATCCCGCCAGCCTCAACGGCGTCGCGCTGCACGTCTATGCCGCCAGCCGCGACATGGACGCGCGCGTGTTCATGAACGCCGATGGCGAGATGCTGTTCGTCCCCGAACATGGCCGGCTGGCACTGTTGACCGAGCTCGGGCGGATCGACGTTGCGCCGGGGCAGATCGCGCTGGTTCCGCGCGGGGTGCGCTTTCGTGCGCTGCTGCCCGACGGCAGCGCGCGCGGCTATGTCTGCGAGAATCACGGCAGCTTCTTTCGCTTGCCCGATCTGGGGCCGATCGGTGCCAATGGCCTCGCCAACCCGCGCGATTTCGAGACGCCGGTCGCCTGGTACGAGGATCGCGACGAGCCGTTCGAGGTGGTGCAGAAATTTCTCGGCTCGCTATGGACGACGACGATCGACCATTCGCCGCTCGACGTGGTGGCGTGGCACGGCAACCTGGCCCCGTGGCGCTATGATCTGGCGCGGTTCAACGCGATCAACACCGTCAGTTTCGACCATCCCGATCCGTCGATCTTCACCGTGCTGACCTCGCCCAGCGACGTGGCGGGTCGCGCCAATGCCGATTTCGTGATCTTCCCGCCGCGCTGGATGGTGGCCGAGGACAGCTTCCGCCCGCCCTGGTTCCACCGCAACGTGATGTCCGAAGCGATGGGGCTGATCCAGGGGGCGTATGACGCCAAGGCCGAGGGATTTCAGCCGGGCGGCATTTCGCTGCACAATCTGATGTCGGGCCACGGCCCCGATGTCGCGACGTGGAAGGCCGCGAGCGCCGCCGAACTGAAGCCGCACAAGATCGACGGCACGATGGCGTTCATGCTCGAGAGCTGCTGGCCGTATCGCCCGACGCAGGGCGCGCTCGATCGCGCGCAGCTCGATTACGACGCGGTGTGGAACGACTTTCCCAAGGCGAAGCTGCCGCAGTGAGCACCGCCGATACGCGGGTGTTCGCGACCCCGGCGGGGGTGACTCTGGGCGCGCTCGATTTGGTCGCCGACGGCGCGGCGCGCAGTTTCGTGGTGCAGATGCGTGCCGGGCGGTTTCATGGCTTTGCGGTGCGGCGCGGGGACGGCGTGGTCGGCTATGTCGATCGTTGCCCGCACATGCAGGTGCCGCTGGCGCAGAGTCTCGATGCGTATCTGACCCCCGATGGCGGGTTGATCGCGTGCGCGTGGCATGGCGCGCTGTTTCGGATCGATGATGGCGAATGCGTCGGCGGGCCGTGCGTGGGGGCGCGGCTGGGGGCCTGGCCGTTGGTGGTCGAGGCGGGGATGATCGTGACGGGGGTTCTGCCCGAGGCGACTTGATCGG
Coding sequences:
- a CDS encoding Y-family DNA polymerase; amino-acid sequence: MNKQASARRRYLALWFPFLPADRLVRMGVPDCDVPDDAPFALVERDRGAIRLAAVDPRAQTLGLIAGLSLADARARVPELAVFDADPVADIGWLERLADGCERYTPMVALDSPDGLTLDITGAAHLFGDEGGLLADVEARMARWTGHLRHAFAASPEGAQALARFQTAPAASEDAALRRLGVEALRLDDETETALRRAGLKTLGDLAVRPSGPVSARFGKGTTDMLARVLGSSDSRISPRRPPPAMLFERRFAEPIARTQDALAAIGDLAQQAAIELEERHMGGRRFAVRLFRSDGRVFDLAVESGQPLRDAAMLVRLFGERVDSLADPIDPGFGFDMIRLAIPAIEPLAPTQLQLEGGTISEEAMAALVDRLSARLGRGRIRRFATRDTHIPEQGVLTLPAVDTGTPAAWDTPEPGEPPLRPLHLFDPPQPIEVMAEVPDGPPHRFRWRRTLHDITRFEGPERIAPEWWRRADNGGLTRDYYRIEDARGRRFWVFRHGLYGREAADPRWYVHGLFA
- a CDS encoding ImuA family protein, with the protein product MTESSALSDLRRRIAAIEPPSSIASTCVATGHVAIDLALGGGLARGRVHEVFALDAADASCAAGFAAMLARRLGGGIVWLREETADRQGGQLHAAGLVEIGIDPDRLILGLLPDPLAVLRAAADVVRCPDVGIALIELWRDPRRLDLTASRRLALAAEESGVTAIILRIAAEPSPSAAQTRWAVRAAASVPLAADAPGHPALEVELLRQRGRAQSGVWRVEWDREQASFRAPALSGAVVSLPAGRSAGADGGARLRRA
- the hppD gene encoding 4-hydroxyphenylpyruvate dioxygenase, translated to MDHMDVNPMGLDGFEFCEFTSADPERMAGQLEAMGFVAASVHPTRDVVRYKQGRINILLNREPTGHAAEFRAAHGPSASGMAFRVQDAQAAFDAALERGAIAADAAEGALGEGYALQGIGGSMLYLVDRHGARGSLYDDWTPVEGAAEAEAANNVGLDLLDHLTHNVRRGQMRVWSQFYNAIFGFEEQKYFDIKGKATGLFSQAMIAPDKAIRIPLNESQDDKSQIEEYLREYNGEGIQHLAFTTDDIYATVEKLRARGVKLQDTIETYYELIDKRVPGHGEDVERLKRNRILIDGDTGDEGILLQIFTENMFGPIFFEIIQRKGNEGFGAGNFQALYESIELDQIRRGVVTVDA
- the hmgA gene encoding homogentisate 1,2-dioxygenase — encoded protein: MTHYLPGFGNHVSTEAIPGALPIGRNSPQRPAFGLYAEQLSGTAFTAPRHENRRSWLYRMRPTAEHPPFVLYTGAADFAPGTADAPLAPNRLRWDPLPLPQTPVDLIDGMTTMMASRDPASLNGVALHVYAASRDMDARVFMNADGEMLFVPEHGRLALLTELGRIDVAPGQIALVPRGVRFRALLPDGSARGYVCENHGSFFRLPDLGPIGANGLANPRDFETPVAWYEDRDEPFEVVQKFLGSLWTTTIDHSPLDVVAWHGNLAPWRYDLARFNAINTVSFDHPDPSIFTVLTSPSDVAGRANADFVIFPPRWMVAEDSFRPPWFHRNVMSEAMGLIQGAYDAKAEGFQPGGISLHNLMSGHGPDVATWKAASAAELKPHKIDGTMAFMLESCWPYRPTQGALDRAQLDYDAVWNDFPKAKLPQ
- a CDS encoding Rieske (2Fe-2S) protein; the encoded protein is MSTADTRVFATPAGVTLGALDLVADGAARSFVVQMRAGRFHGFAVRRGDGVVGYVDRCPHMQVPLAQSLDAYLTPDGGLIACAWHGALFRIDDGECVGGPCVGARLGAWPLVVEAGMIVTGVLPEAT